In Candidatus Contubernalis alkalaceticus, the genomic window GAGGGCAGATGGAAGTGGTGACCACATCAGGTACTTTTGAAGCTCGTTATACTCTTTCAGCTTTGGAGGAGAAACTGGTAGGAGAGGGCTTTTTCCGCTCTCATCGCAGCTGCCTGGTCAATTTACAAGAAGTCAAAGAAATTGTAAAGTGGAGCAAGAATTCTTTCGAACTGAATCTTCGTACCCCCGGCTTTAAGGTACCATTAAGCAAACACCGGGTAGACGAACTTAAATCCCTTCTTAATCTGTAGCACCCCAATGCTCCAGTCAAGGCTCTTTTTTCTCCACCTGGCTGATATTTATCGCACTGCCGCTCTTTTCTAATTATAATATTAAAAAAACGAAGGCAGGTGGTTGAATGACGGTGGCAATCGAAACCATTAATTTAGGGAAAAATTTTGGTAAGGTGCCGGCAGTGAAAAATTTGAATCTTCGGGTTATGAAAGGTGAACTCTTTGGACTGCTGGGCCCAAACGGTTCGGGTAAAACTACCACAATTAAGATGCTGACCGGGCTGCTTACTCCTACCGCAGGAGAGGTAAAAGTGCTGGATGGGAAATATACTCCTACAAACCATGAGTACCGGCAAAAAATTGGGGCTACGTTTACCGGAAGTCTGTATGAAAGACTAACTTCCAGGGAAAATTTGCAATTTTTTAGTTCTCTTTACCAGGGGAAAGACATACACAGCCCCGACGAAGTTCTGCAAATGGTTGACCTGGAAGACACCGGTAGAAAAACGGTAAAACATTTTTCCCGGGGGATGCGTCAGCGGCTGGAACTGGCCCGTGCCCTTATTAACAAGCCTCAGTTTCTTTTTTTAGATGAACCGACACTGGGGCTGGATCCACTGGGAGCCCGCAAGCTGCGTCAGGTAATAAAAAATATTGTTGACAGCAGGGTAACCGTTTTTCTTACTACCCACTACATGGAGGAGGCAGATGAATTATGCCACCGAATTGGTTTTTTAAATCAGGGACAGCTGGTGGCAGTGGATTCGCCGCAAAATTTAAAAAAGCGTTACGGGCGTAATGAATGGAACGTGGTTATAGAAGAGGAAGGACAAACCCGGGAGCTTTTTTTGCCCAGGGAAAAAGAAAATCACATCGTTGAACTATTGAACTGTGGAAAGCTCCGCTCCCTGCGTTTAGGTGAAGCTACCCTGGAGGATGTATATGTCAGGCTTACCGGAAAGGAGCTGGCTTCATAATGTACCATGCACTTATCATTTTCTTAAAAGACGTAAAGGATATGGTTCGCAATATGTCATTTATTTTTATTATTATGATGCCGCTGATAATTGGCGGAGGGTATACCTACCTGCTTCCCGACGGCCTGATCAGTGTAGGTTACCTGGGAGAAGCACCGGTATTCCTGGCAGAGATGGCCGAAACTGAGGAAATATACCTGAGGGAATACACCAGAGAAAATGAACTGAAAGAAGCATTGGGACGAAATATCCAGATAGGAGTGATTCTCCCCCAGGGATACCAGGAGGCCCTGGAAGAGGGAAACCCGAAAAAAATAACGATTTTGGAAAACACGGAGAATCACCCGCTGGCAAATATGATTTTGTTTATGTACCTTAGCGCTGCAGGAGAACAGGTTATGCCAGATGTAGAGGTAGAGCGTATCGTGAAAGATGACGAAACACCCCCTAGGGGTATGCATACCCAGATCTCAGTAATAAGTGTGGTTATGGGATTAGTAATGATTGGTACTCTGCTGGTACCCTCCTTGATTGTTGAGGAAAAAGAAAAAGGAACCCTGAGAGCGATGGTGACCGCAGGGATCAGTTTTCCTGTGATTATTACCAGCAAAGCCATTACCGGATTTTTATTGTGCAGCATAGTAGGCCTGCTAACCGCTTTGGTTAGCAGCTTGAATATAAGCTCTCCGGGTGTCTTTTTCACTTTTCTAATTTTGGGGGCAATACTTACTACTTTAACAGGTCTAATAGTAGGTGGATTGACGGAAGACCTGATGACCCTGAATGAAATATCATCCATGGTGATGATTTTTTTACTGGTTCCCGTTCTTCTTCAAAATGTTGCCCTTCATCCCATTATAGAAAAAATCATGATGGTAATTCCCACTAATTGGATAATAGATGCTTTCTACCTATCCCTTTTACCAGCAGTTGATTGGGGCAGGCTGTATTTACCTCTGTTTATTTTAACCGCTGCCAATTGTATACTGTTTTTTGCAGCGGTAATTACACTTCGGAGAGCAAGCGAGCGGGTGGCATAGTAGTGCTATGGCTAACTGCAGACGAAAGCTTTCTAAAACTATCTTTTCTTTTTTATAGTAATACTAGCCAGCAGCTTCACTTCAGTGAAGCTGCTGTTATTTCGGAGTTCTGTAGTACTTTTGAACAGCTTGAATTCCTTCATAAATTTCATTCCGTGAATAGTCACAGTTAAGCAATGTTTCATCAGTCAATTCGTTTAAATCCTTAAAAAATGCAATGGCAACTTTTAAGTGCTCTTTGCTTCTATTGCGTTCAACCTCTTCAAAAAGAAGGTCCTCTGCTTCATTAATCTTTCTATCCTGAATTAATTTTTTCAATCTGTAATATAAAAAGCCGCTGTCTGAAATGTTTTCTTGTTCATCAAATATCTCAATCGTAATAATATCTTTTTTAAAAAATCTGACTGCTGCCTTCGACAGGTTTTCTATTTCTCGCATTATATAGTCATTGTTAAACATATGTTTTCCTCCTGGTGGGTGTGTTTTTTAGATAATTTGCACGATAATCATTTCTATGGATTATATTAGAAAATACCAGCGAGTATCTTTGGGGTCTATTGACCCCGTGAGGATGTCACAGAGAAATCCTTGGTCCCCACCGCTCAATCTCAGCACAAGGAATTTTAGAAATCAGATAGCTAGATGTCAAGTGTCCTCAAATAATGAAAATAAAGTTTTCTATAATTCTCTTTATACGGCAGTGAATTGGAAATTCCTCTTTCCGGGAGATGCTTCTCCGCTGATGGTAACCTGCTCGGTGGTAACTTTGTGGCCCCTGGCGGCAAGTTGTTCTTTCAGCTTTTGGGCCACAGAATATCCTAATAGGGGCCTGTCCCTCACCGTGTTACTGGCCCCGAGAGAGAGTTTCTAAAAAATTGCCAAGGGGCAAGGGCCGGAAACTACCGGATAATAGCGCTCCGGCAAGGTTTGCACACCCCGTATTCCTTGATATGTTCCCGCAAACAAGGTGACTCGAGTTGATGGCATTGATGTCAGAAGTTGATTTTTGACCCCCGACGTATGTGGGAACATATCAATCGGTTTTTTACTTATTTTTAAGAAACCGAGGTATGAGGGAACATGTCGATTAATAACGAGACTGAAAAATCCCTAGATAATTACTCTTTTTTAATTATTTTGTAAGCAACCTAAGAATAACAATTGTTATGCCTGATAGATACAAAACTGTGAATATAACTTTATTGTCCTTAGCTAACCATTTCGGAAGAAATATATCAAATCCAATTTCTCTTTTATTATCGTACTTTTCTGCGATAGTTGTTAATGGACATTTCCATCCATTTAGAAAAAGTATTACACCTTCTATTCCTACTATTAATATTGCAATAAATGTGAATGCATTAACTATGTTCTTTATTGATGAGTAAAGTATGTAGGATATTAATATCACAAAAACAACCCAAATGATTGTATGGAATAATTTAATGAAAAATAATTTAATTGTTTCATTTTTGTGCATTTTATAAATTTCACCCCATAGTAGAGATTATCGCACAGCCTACTTTAAATATTTACATTTTAACATATTTTTTTATTACAACTAATCAGAAAAACTTTTGCTCCCAATCCTTCCTTGGTCATGACCATCTTCCTTTCTAAAAGGGGATTGTCATCACCATACACCGGCTTTACCCGGCAGAAAAGGCCGAACGGGTCTGTACCCAAAGATTTTGTTTCACTGCCTGGTGGACAACGCGGCTTAGCCATCCAGTTGTCTCGCCTACGTACTGCCGGAGCCGTTGGAGTCGGGTTCCGGGAAAGGGAGTTTTTTCCACTGTATTGTCTTTTGTCATGGTGTTCAACACACCCAGCAGGTGGCAGGTGAGACCGTCAAACCAGGAAACCCAGCGTCTAATGGTGGAATTTTCCACAATGACCAGTGAGATGTTTCCTTCCAGAACGGCTTCAACACTTTTGACTGCATGGCGTTTGTAGGGGATCACACTGCCGGGAAGTTCGTGATGGATCCTGCTGCAGGATTCACATTTCAACCGTCTGATGCGGATGGTCTTAGTCTGAGGGTTGCCTTCACTGGTTTCAATGATTTTCCTGTTGCGGCTTCCAATGACAGTGGCTTTCTCGCCACGACAACAGGGACAACAAAATGGCTCCAGACTCCTAACAAAAAACACTGGTTTCAGGGTTTTCAATCAACTCATATTCTGATAGAATGACCATAAGAGTTGTGTGAGACGTCCCTGAGACTGCTGTGGTGAGCAGTCTATCAAAAAGGGGCGTCTTTCCTTTCTTAAGAGTAGTTATGGTCATTATATCTGGCAATTTTCGGACAGGCAAGTCAGTCAGCAATTGGTCATTTTTTGCTATCTTAAACAATTATTAGTTGATTCAATGACTGTAAGATTCAAACCTTCATATGAAATATTTCCACTAGAAGTTCCTACCTTGATATATGCATCTATACCTGGATAAAGAAAAACTGTAATTGTGCCGGATTGAGAGCCAATTTCCAAGTCTTCTTGAATAGCTGAAACTTCAACTGAAATGCTACCACGCTTGGTACAGATCTTATGTATACCGCCTGCTTCGGTAACGCTAATTTTGCCATTATCGGTTATTGCATTTACTAAACCAGTAACTCCATTAATTTCAATCCCGCCTGTGGACGTTTGGACTGAGACTTCCCCAGCAATATTCTTTACATTGATACTGCCACTTTATGTCTGTGCAATGACATCTCCTGCGACATTCTCAACATTGATACTTCCTGTTGAATTATCTACCTGGGACACTAGTATTCCTTCAGGCACTCTTATTTGGTACTCAACGCCAACTATTAGGGATGCTCTATTACTGTATTCACTGCTTATAACAATTCTATCGCTAACTTTTACCTCAATATTTACCTGATCCAGAAATAGCCCTAACACGCTCTGTTTGACAGCTACAACCTCTATATAGTCCTGTTCCCAACTTGTAATTGATATGCTTCCTGTTTTGTTGTAAACTTGCAGTAGTGCCCCTGGCTCAACAAAATATTTTTCAAGGAATTCTTCTTTTTTTATACCAAACATAAATATCGCACCTCCTACAATTAACACAATGAGCAATGCAAGACCTGCTATTAATAGAATCTTATTGCACCCTTTCATTCTATTTGACCGCCTTTCTAAGATTTGGGTATAAATAAAAAATGACTTGATAATTTTCTTGCATCATTTTTTTCTCACCAGTTTTTCCTAATGGTATAAGCTATCCTATCACATAGGTTCCCTGCACTTTTTTTTATAAGGCCCAATTTAGCCTCATAATAATAGTCAGAGTGAAACCATCCCTTTTCATTATAATAAGAAAAATCACGCGAGCAACTATCTTCAAATTGTAAACATGTTCTTATTAATCTAAAAAGGATTAAACTAAAAAATGATGGCGTACTTAATTTTGACTGAATAAGTCCTTTGTAAAACCTTTCAGCAGATTTTTTCATTTCTTTTTCGATCCATTTTTGCTGATAATCGGTGATTGGTTCTGATGTTCGCACACAACTGCCTTTAATTACCTCAAAACCTAATCTCTTCCCTACGAACTCCAAATATTTAAGAACTCCCCTTCCACCAAAAACTCCTTGGGTTACGACAGCTATATAAGTTTTACTAAAAAAACATGGACGATGAAAAATATAAGAAGATCTATCTATAAAATTTTTCATTCGAGCCGTCACCTGAAATCCATAAACAGGAGTAGCAAAAATAACCCCATCAGAATTATCCAATTTCTCCAGCAACTTATCTCTATCATCTTTTAAAGGACAATATTGTTCTCCTTTTTCAAAACATAGCTTGCATCCTTGGCAAAACTCTAGGTGAAACTCGCTTAAAAAAATATACTCAAATTCTATATCTACATATTGCATCAAGTTGCTTTCCATTTTCTGGACAGCGTTATAAGTAGCGTTTTTGCTCTGACTCCCAATTACCGCAACCACTTTCTTCATAAGAACACTCCCCCATAAATTGCTCTTACTTTACCTAACAACCTTGTATCATAAGGAACCCAGCTAAGAGAAACGTAATCATGTTTCAAAACCCCAGTTCATAATAACTAATCACTATTTTTCGCTTTGCTTAAAGCAATTTCCAAGGACTTAAGAAATGCTTTATGAGTGACAGTTGCACCGCTGGTTACATCCACCTCCAATGATTGTGCATTGATGACTCTGTTGAACAATTCACTGGGATGATACTTGTTTTGTCGAGTTAGTTCAGGCTTTAATAGCTGGATATCTGTGACATTTCCAGAAGTCACTGTCACCATCACTTTTTTTGCTCTCATTTTGAGCATACCACCATCATATTCACCAAAATAAGTGCCCTCTTTAAGATTGTTAAAATCCACGTTATTAATAGTAAGATTTCTGCCCTCAAGCCGTTCAATAGCTAATATCGTCCATCCTGCTGCCAGCGCCAAAACCAGAAACACCGACAATAATTTTAGTTTTCTTTTTAGCATTTTAACTTTTCCTCCCTTGACCAAGCATGTTTATCCTTTTTTTATTCAATTAGTGCTTTGAGCAGAGCGTCTTCAACCGCACTGAGGTAAGTTTTTGAGGTAACGGTAGCTCCGCTGATGGTATCCACATCCAATGATTGTAACGTAATTATGGAATTAATTAATTCATTCATATTCCCTTCAGAGACTTCGGATGGATGGTCTTCCTCCAATAATTGAATGGCAGTGATCTTTCCTGAATTTATTGTAACCTGTAGTTTCTTGGCCCTTAATCTGAGATTTCCGGCATAGCCGCCATACTCTCCAATATAAGTACCGTCATTGAGATTATTAAAATCTACAGCGCCCACAGAGAGACTTCTGTTTTCACGCCAGGTTTCAACGGCTAAAAATGTTACAAATCCTAAAACTGCTACAAGAGTAATCACTAGTACCACTAACAGTATTTTTCGCACACATAGTTCCTCCCTTCATTTTTTCAAACATACTATCAAACCGAAATCCACGTTTCTTTGCTCTCACGGAGATTATGCTTCTCACTTTTCACCCATCCTTTTACAAGAGTGAATGAATATTGAATGTAATTCATTCATGTAATAACAAAAAATAACTGCCTGGTCTATCTATTCCTTATGACAGTCAGTTAACCCTTTCATTATGAACTCTACTAAGTAATATATAATCTGCGGAAAGTGGTGAACTCCAATATCTCCCTTATGAACGTCGATATAATGTACAGAGTTCAATAAAGCTAATATAAGCTCATCATCCAGGTCAATTCTGATTTTATCTTCAGCTTTCCATTTTTTTATCAGTTCTGATGCAGTGCTCTGGAACAACTCTCCTATGCTTTCTATACCGTCTTGTTCATGGAAATGTTGCTCCAATTTACTGACCAGTTCCTTGTTATTCCATTCCCTTAGAATCTTATTTGTGTTCATTGCGTTAAGATTCTGTGTCACTAATTTTGTAACTAGCGCTAATGGATCATCTTCATTGAGGTTAAAAGATTCCAGCAAGCTCTTTTTTTGCTTTTCATTTTCTTTCATAAGGACTTCAAAGAAAATCTGCTCTTTTGAGTCGTAGTAGTTATAAAATGTACCTACACCTATTCCAGCTAGCTTTGCAATGTCTGCAACACCAATTTCTTTAAAGCCTTTTATATAGAATAATTCCCTCGCACTTTTAAATATCTCTTGTCGTTTGTCTAACATAAAGTATCCCTCCGAGTGAATGAACATTTTATTTTATTCATTCGTATCTTATCATTATTCTTAATAATAGTCAACATCGGCTCCAACGCCCGACTTAAATTCCACCGTAAACTTCTCTTCAAAAACTCTCACTTTCTTAATAAGCCTTCTTACTAGCTGTTCATCATATTCTTCCAATTCTCTTGGTTGATCATCTAAGAACTCTGCCATTTCAATAATGCGTTGTCTTTTTCCTTCACGCTCTGCATTTTCAATCAGGGCGTTTTGCTTCAATTCCCTAAGGCGATAGATCTCATCTGCCACATCCTCATAATTCGCTTTGGAATTGGCCAGTCTTAATAATTCTTTTGAAGCTCGTCCAGTTTTTCATCAATGTCTTTTGTGGCTTTGTCGCATTCTTCATTTAAAACGGTGGCAATATTTTCGATTAAGACTGCAAGGAAAATGTCTTTTTCGGCCAGCACATCATTTATTGCTTTTACAACTGCTACCTTTAAAGCCTCTTCATTGATGGTTGGGGAGGGGCAGTCGGAACCTTTTTCTTCAAGGCGGCTGACGCATCGCCAGACAATGGACCTGCATCCTCGATTGTTCCAATGAACCCTTTGGATGGCTCCATCTATTCTGTCTCCTCAACCCTACCATTTTTGAGGTCGTATTTTATCCAAAAAAACACCCTCAATATGTTCCCATGAACGCATATCGAGGGGTTAAGTCGAGTGGACAGATTTACTTTCATTTTATGAAACTTAGTAATTTCAATACTTTTCGAACTTTAAATTATAGACATCAATACTACGCACTCCACGTGGCTCGAGAGGATAGCATTGATGGCAGAGGGCGATTTTTGCACCTTGCGTATGAGGAAACATATCAATGGGTTTTTGGCTGTTTTTCCGAAAAGGGACGTTCAAGGGAACATATCAACTTTCTTTGCTTTTATAAAATTGCGGCATATCTCGCTGTCATTTAGACTTTATATTTTCTTTGTTTTTAATATAATATCCAGAAATTAGTCCCACAAAAATTCCTGTAAGATGAGCAACACCACTATCTAATGCTTGAGGAATTAAAATTGCAGAAAATACACTAAAGACAATCAAAGCTAATACCCACCACATAGCCTTCGATTTTAGTATTACTGTACTAGGGCGCATAACTGCGAATGCAGAAACTACTCCCATAACGGCTGCAGAAGCCCCCGCAATAAGCCCTGTTCGCTCAATTATTAATCCGTTAAATGGAAATGCCAGACTACCCATCAGCCCTGCTATCAAATAGACCATTACTACTGTTTTTGCGTTTGTAATCTTTTCTAATCTTGAACCAAAATATAAAAATAAACCCATATTTAAAATTATGTGAATAAGCACTTGATGTGAGAAAAATACAGTAACTAATGTCCAAGGTTTTTCTAGTATCAAAGATATCTCATGATTCAACAATAATTTCGCTCCAAGGCTAGGAATTATATTTAAAGCGATAAATACAATTAAATTTATAAATATAATAACTAACGTCCCTTGTCCATCACGGATTATTTCTTTGTACTTCTCGACCATCTTGTTATTCATTTTTAGTCCTCCTTGTGTTATGTTTTTAAGCACTTCTGTATCATCTCTACCAATGGGAAGAGTATTTACGCTAATCGGGGCCAAAGAAAAAGCCTTTGGCTAATATCCCTTAAGGCAAAGTCCCCTATATATGAAGTTAGATTTCTTGTTTCCAGCGCATTAGCGGTCATCGTTGCCACCTCGATAGACTTTATTTAAAACACTAATTACTTCTTCCCGGGAAATGCCTGCCGTCGAAGAAAAATCTTTGATTTCATGCAGCCTTTCTGACAAAATATTTAGGTGTATTTTCTTTATTTTTGCAGCATCAATCTCAGCCACAAAGCAGCCTCGGCCCTGCAGGTTAATGACTATGCCTTCCTTTTCCAGTTCCTCATAAGCCCGTTTTACGGTCACAACTCCAACTTTTAAGTCCTTGGACAACAGTCGTATAGAAGGGAGCTGTTCCCCGGATTTCAACTTCCCCGTAAGAACCATTTCCTTGAATTGTCCCCGTATTTGTTCATATATGGGCGTTTGAGACAGGGTAGAAATAAGAATATTCATGTATGCCACCTCATCCTACTGTTACCATACAATAATCACAGTAGGATATCAAGGTTGTTTTATTCAACTCTCATCATTCAACTCACAACATTAGCCCTTTGTCATCCGGCTTCAGCGGGACATGGGCTCAATCTTCAGGAAGGCGGCTGCACCATCATTTGGTTTGGTCTTACCTGAAGTCTTGAACTCTATAAGGCTTTACACCTTCCCCATTTATTAGCAAAACACGCTTTTCCACCACGTAATCCGTTAGCTGATCCAGTTTTTCCGGCGACAAATCTTCAAAATTGATGTGCCGCTTAACCACAGCCACATGAGAGATGTTTTCCTGCCTGGCTACCTAACTGAAAGCCTTTCTGTTGTTATTTCTCCGACTCAGCGGTTCACAGGCAGAAGAAAATTAAACTTGTAGCTACATCTCTTTGTGATATTTGTTGATATAATAGACCATAGAAAACACTATGAATAAGTAGGCCGCAAATAAAGTTAAATATACATACATATCAACTTGCATGAGTACAAACGCTAAAGTCAGCGCGCCGTATACAATCAGCATCAGGTCATACGCTTTTGCTTTAGCTTTGTTGCTAATTGCCATGTTGCGCTCATCCTTTGTGTCAATTTCTATTTGCTTGGCAACATTTGGGCTTTTATTTAATATACGGTTCTTTATTGCCGAACCAAGAGTACCTCCGAATAAGCCTGCGCCCACCCCGATACAGATATAAGGCAGCGTGCGCATGATGCCCTGCGCATCCGACAGCGATATTACAAGAATAAATCCCGTAATCAGCAATACAAAGCCGAATACCGCAAGCGCAACATGTTTTTTAATACCCTTATTTATCATTGCTTTGCTCCTCCTCAAAAATAAAAATCTCTTCGATGCGCATTTCGAAGAATCGGGCAAGCTTGAAGGCAAGGATAATAGACGGATTATATCGCCCATTTTCCAGGGATCCTATCGTTTGTCTTGATACTTCCAAAGCAGCGGCCAGTTCTTCCTGTTTTATACCTCTCTGCTTTCGAATTTCTTCCAACCGATTCTTCATAGCCGACACCCTCCCATCACGGAAAGTTTGCTTTTCATTATTATTGTAGCACTGTCAGAAAAAATGTCAAGTGTACTTTCCATGAATAAGTCAACTATTTCTGTATGTCCTCACTGCCAAAGCCTTACCTTCAAATTCAAGTATTAAGACATAGACATGACTTCATCGATAATTATTCAGTCAAGAATGTATCGCTCTTCTCGAGCATCTGAATAAAGGCCTTTATTGTTGTTGCTTTCACGTTTTTACATTTGCGAGCCAAACACTTGTCAGTTAGTTTCTTTAACCCGTTTTGGGCAGCGTCGTAACGTACCAAGCTTATATAATACTGCTGATTAACTTACATCTATCCTGTCTCCACACCTATACAAAAACGACCGTTATCTAATCTGTCAACTCGGCCCTCTCTCAATTAATGCCGTTGACATGTTCCCACACATAACAAAAATAGGGCTTCCCAGTCAATCTGCCGCCAGCTATTTTGTAGCATTAAGCAGCACACGCTGGAAAGCCCTTGGTCTTCCCCAGGTTTAATCCTTTCAAATGTAACATATTTTTTTTACATTTGGTTACATGCGAATCATGTACTCACTGAGTGTTGCATGATTTCAAATATTGCCGGGAATAACGACGATATCAATATCTGTATACCTGTTGCCAGATCTAAAAACCCATGTCCTATCATCAAAGGTGTCAGGGCTCTATTTTTGTTGTAAATAATGCCCAGAACAATCATCAAGGGCAGGAATGATAAAAATCGAAACAATATATATTTCCAATCAAACAATAACGGAATAAAACTATGTTGTAAGGCATAAAAGAATATGATATAACTCATTGCCAGAAATTTATTGCCTGTATTCTCTTCAATCTTGTTAAACGAATATCCGTAGTATAAGGGTAGTTCCGCAAATACGATCGTTACAGGCAATAGGATTATATTAATGATAGCAATCCAAATTGGAATTGGCTGGATTAGAATGGTTAGAACATGCCCATAAATAGCGAGTCCAAAGACATACATCCCACCCACTCCAATTGACATCATCAAAATGATTATAATCAATAAGTTTTTAAAGTTTAATTGCCCTTTTTTATATTGAATCAAATCCCTGTAATCAGAGCCTTCGTATTTGCAGACTAAAACTAAAACAAGAATTGTGATCACATTGAAAACAATGCAAAGAACAGGCCACCACTTAGTGCTTTCATCCAACGATTGATTTGTTA contains:
- a CDS encoding rhomboid family intramembrane serine protease, which translates into the protein MNNKMVEKYKEIIRDGQGTLVIIFINLIVFIALNIIPSLGAKLLLNHEISLILEKPWTLVTVFFSHQVLIHIILNMGLFLYFGSRLEKITNAKTVVMVYLIAGLMGSLAFPFNGLIIERTGLIAGASAAVMGVVSAFAVMRPSTVILKSKAMWWVLALIVFSVFSAILIPQALDSGVAHLTGIFVGLISGYYIKNKENIKSK
- a CDS encoding ABC transporter ATP-binding protein is translated as MTVAIETINLGKNFGKVPAVKNLNLRVMKGELFGLLGPNGSGKTTTIKMLTGLLTPTAGEVKVLDGKYTPTNHEYRQKIGATFTGSLYERLTSRENLQFFSSLYQGKDIHSPDEVLQMVDLEDTGRKTVKHFSRGMRQRLELARALINKPQFLFLDEPTLGLDPLGARKLRQVIKNIVDSRVTVFLTTHYMEEADELCHRIGFLNQGQLVAVDSPQNLKKRYGRNEWNVVIEEEGQTRELFLPREKENHIVELLNCGKLRSLRLGEATLEDVYVRLTGKELAS
- a CDS encoding TetR/AcrR family transcriptional regulator, which translates into the protein MLDKRQEIFKSARELFYIKGFKEIGVADIAKLAGIGVGTFYNYYDSKEQIFFEVLMKENEKQKKSLLESFNLNEDDPLALVTKLVTQNLNAMNTNKILREWNNKELVSKLEQHFHEQDGIESIGELFQSTASELIKKWKAEDKIRIDLDDELILALLNSVHYIDVHKGDIGVHHFPQIIYYLVEFIMKGLTDCHKE
- a CDS encoding flavodoxin family protein — protein: MKKVVAVIGSQSKNATYNAVQKMESNLMQYVDIEFEYIFLSEFHLEFCQGCKLCFEKGEQYCPLKDDRDKLLEKLDNSDGVIFATPVYGFQVTARMKNFIDRSSYIFHRPCFFSKTYIAVVTQGVFGGRGVLKYLEFVGKRLGFEVIKGSCVRTSEPITDYQQKWIEKEMKKSAERFYKGLIQSKLSTPSFFSLILFRLIRTCLQFEDSCSRDFSYYNEKGWFHSDYYYEAKLGLIKKSAGNLCDRIAYTIRKNW
- a CDS encoding ABC transporter permease, producing the protein MYHALIIFLKDVKDMVRNMSFIFIIMMPLIIGGGYTYLLPDGLISVGYLGEAPVFLAEMAETEEIYLREYTRENELKEALGRNIQIGVILPQGYQEALEEGNPKKITILENTENHPLANMILFMYLSAAGEQVMPDVEVERIVKDDETPPRGMHTQISVISVVMGLVMIGTLLVPSLIVEEKEKGTLRAMVTAGISFPVIITSKAITGFLLCSIVGLLTALVSSLNISSPGVFFTFLILGAILTTLTGLIVGGLTEDLMTLNEISSMVMIFLLVPVLLQNVALHPIIEKIMMVIPTNWIIDAFYLSLLPAVDWGRLYLPLFILTAANCILFFAAVITLRRASERVA
- a CDS encoding GntR family transcriptional regulator, with the translated sequence MNILISTLSQTPIYEQIRGQFKEMVLTGKLKSGEQLPSIRLLSKDLKVGVVTVKRAYEELEKEGIVINLQGRGCFVAEIDAAKIKKIHLNILSERLHEIKDFSSTAGISREEVISVLNKVYRGGNDDR
- a CDS encoding FMN-binding protein, translated to MRKILLVVLVITLVAVLGFVTFLAVETWRENRSLSVGAVDFNNLNDGTYIGEYGGYAGNLRLRAKKLQVTINSGKITAIQLLEEDHPSEVSEGNMNELINSIITLQSLDVDTISGATVTSKTYLSAVEDALLKALIE
- a CDS encoding helix-turn-helix transcriptional regulator — encoded protein: MKNRLEEIRKQRGIKQEELAAALEVSRQTIGSLENGRYNPSIILAFKLARFFEMRIEEIFIFEEEQSNDK
- a CDS encoding recombinase zinc beta ribbon domain-containing protein, yielding MDGAIQRVHWNNRGCRSIVWRCVSRLEEKGSDCPSPTINEEALKVAVVKAINDVLAEKDIFLAVLIENIATVLNEECDKATKDIDEKLDELQKNY
- a CDS encoding DUF6431 domain-containing protein — its product is MKTLKPVFFVRSLEPFCCPCCRGEKATVIGSRNRKIIETSEGNPQTKTIRIRRLKCESCSRIHHELPGSVIPYKRHAVKSVEAVLEGNISLVIVENSTIRRWVSWFDGLTCHLLGVLNTMTKDNTVEKTPFPGTRLQRLRQYVGETTGWLSRVVHQAVKQNLWVQTRSAFSAG
- a CDS encoding DUF6483 family protein produces the protein MFNNDYIMREIENLSKAAVRFFKKDIITIEIFDEQENISDSGFLYYRLKKLIQDRKINEAEDLLFEEVERNRSKEHLKVAIAFFKDLNELTDETLLNCDYSRNEIYEGIQAVQKYYRTPK
- a CDS encoding FMN-binding protein, which translates into the protein MLKRKLKLLSVFLVLALAAGWTILAIERLEGRNLTINNVDFNNLKEGTYFGEYDGGMLKMRAKKVMVTVTSGNVTDIQLLKPELTRQNKYHPSELFNRVINAQSLEVDVTSGATVTHKAFLKSLEIALSKAKNSD